From a region of the Candidatus Azobacteroides pseudotrichonymphae genomovar. CFP2 genome:
- a CDS encoding putative transporter, protein MYDFFTKQSSASTMLYLCLTAFTGVILGKLEIKGIKLGIAGVLFSGIFISHFGVPIDSHILYFIRDFGLVLFVYSIGLSMGPRFFTSFKKDGLILNLLAIGVVLGGFGIACLIYYFTDLSSAVIVGTLCGAVTNTPSLGAAQQVLAEQGAGDIIVSETGMAYAIAYPFGILGIIITMLLIRLFFKIDVNAEIENYTKTSDKAKMNLQSVEITVSNHNLLGKNIDYIKHIIDKELAISRIIRNGESFIATDAEILQEGDIICGVSSQNLINNLEIKIGKSKIVKSKEGIPGPLSIINVLLTNQKLSGKTIEQIGIYRRYPANITRIYRSGIKILPTLNTTLELGDTIRIVGKQEILNDVKKELGNSINELAKPNIISIFLGIFVGILLGSLPVFIPGIPAPAKLGLAGGPLLVAILLGYKGHISKLNFYMTPGANLFMRELGIILFPSCVGLLSGEKFVKTIQNGGWQWMLYGIAITLIPILVVGIIARLLKINYLKICGFISGSMSMPPLEFDNSIVPVQAQAAAYATVYPITMFLRVLFAQIFCLVLK, encoded by the coding sequence ATGTATGATTTTTTCACTAAACAAAGTAGTGCATCCACTATGTTATACTTATGCCTGACTGCTTTCACCGGCGTAATACTCGGAAAACTTGAGATTAAGGGGATTAAACTGGGTATTGCAGGAGTATTGTTCAGTGGCATATTTATTTCTCATTTCGGAGTCCCAATAGATTCACATATACTATATTTTATCCGCGATTTCGGACTAGTATTGTTTGTTTACAGCATTGGATTAAGCATGGGACCTCGCTTCTTTACTTCATTCAAAAAAGACGGACTGATATTAAACCTTTTGGCTATTGGTGTGGTGTTGGGAGGCTTCGGAATAGCATGTTTGATTTACTATTTTACGGACCTATCATCTGCAGTTATTGTCGGCACTTTATGCGGTGCCGTAACTAATACTCCTAGTCTTGGTGCAGCTCAACAAGTACTAGCGGAACAAGGAGCAGGGGACATCATTGTTTCCGAAACAGGTATGGCCTATGCTATTGCTTATCCTTTTGGTATTTTAGGAATCATCATCACTATGCTATTGATTCGATTATTTTTCAAGATTGACGTCAATGCTGAAATTGAAAATTACACTAAAACATCAGATAAGGCCAAGATGAATTTGCAAAGTGTGGAAATTACAGTATCCAACCACAATCTACTCGGGAAAAATATTGATTATATCAAGCATATTATTGATAAGGAATTAGCTATTTCCCGTATTATACGTAATGGAGAGTCTTTCATAGCTACCGATGCGGAAATCCTTCAAGAGGGAGACATTATTTGTGGTGTTTCATCACAAAATCTTATAAATAATCTGGAGATTAAAATAGGGAAATCCAAAATTGTCAAAAGCAAAGAAGGCATACCTGGTCCTCTGAGTATAATAAACGTATTGCTCACCAATCAAAAACTTTCAGGTAAAACAATTGAACAAATCGGGATATACCGCCGCTATCCGGCAAATATAACCCGTATATACCGGTCAGGGATAAAAATTCTGCCAACGTTGAATACTACATTGGAGCTAGGTGATACGATTCGGATTGTTGGAAAACAAGAAATCTTAAATGATGTAAAAAAAGAACTAGGTAATTCTATCAACGAATTAGCCAAACCCAATATAATTTCAATTTTCCTCGGAATATTTGTAGGTATTTTACTAGGAAGCCTTCCAGTTTTCATTCCTGGAATTCCAGCACCTGCCAAACTCGGATTAGCTGGCGGTCCCCTTCTAGTAGCAATACTGTTAGGATACAAAGGACATATTAGCAAATTAAATTTCTACATGACCCCAGGTGCTAATCTTTTTATGCGTGAATTGGGTATTATTCTATTTCCTTCCTGTGTAGGTTTACTGTCAGGCGAAAAGTTTGTAAAAACTATTCAAAACGGAGGTTGGCAATGGATGCTATACGGTATTGCAATAACACTCATACCTATTTTAGTCGTTGGTATTATCGCTAGGTTACTAAAAATAAATTACCTAAAAATATGTGGTTTTATTTCCGGTTCTATGTCTATGCCTCCATTAGAGTTTGATAACAGTATTGTCCCCGTTCAAGCACAGGCCGCCGCGTATGCTACTGTATATCCAATAACAATGTTCCTAAGAGTGTTATTTGCACAGATTTTTTGTCTTGTCCTAAAATAA
- a CDS encoding carboxyl transferase domain-containing protein — MIYEELCQLLGNKNKLKKISKEAERIQKQYKSLSEDAPGFPSGEVQEYNGIVRHVIKILYAHSEVTISKIIFITRKVYDRCDYIVISSKETGIGIDINLAYSTAEFTVIEEEGAVNILYRRTDKETKRKAIDKYCKNFANPYPHKSEELECTNEIILPNHTRIKLIQVIREKWQKTKSNQILLKKHVKSHYKMYESYV, encoded by the coding sequence ATGATATATGAAGAATTATGCCAATTGCTTGGTAATAAAAATAAGTTAAAAAAAATAAGTAAGGAAGCTGAACGAATACAGAAGCAGTACAAATCACTTAGTGAAGATGCACCTGGATTTCCTTCAGGGGAAGTACAGGAATATAATGGCATCGTACGCCATGTCATAAAAATACTATATGCTCACTCAGAAGTAACCATTTCTAAAATAATATTTATAACCCGCAAAGTATATGACAGATGTGATTATATTGTTATATCGAGCAAAGAAACAGGAATTGGAATTGATATTAATTTAGCTTATTCTACAGCTGAATTTACGGTAATTGAGGAAGAAGGAGCTGTAAATATCCTATATCGTCGAACAGACAAAGAAACCAAAAGAAAAGCAATTGACAAATATTGTAAAAACTTTGCAAATCCTTATCCTCATAAAAGTGAGGAGCTGGAATGTACCAACGAAATTATCCTACCTAACCATACACGTATAAAACTAATACAGGTCATTAGAGAAAAATGGCAAAAAACAAAATCCAATCAAATCCTCCTAAAAAAGCACGTAAAATCCCATTATAAAATGTATGAATCTTATGTATGA
- the cobO gene encoding cob(I)yrinic acid a,c-diamide adenosyltransferase, producing MKGYIQIYTGNGKGKTTAALGLALRATGAGKKVFFAQFLKRQIYSEIKALQQYIPLIEIRQYGSNYFIYNKPTQTDINSAKKGFQEITDTIFSGKYNVIVLDEANIAIFYNFFSVQELIEILKQKPEETEIIITGRYAVPELVEIADLVTEMKEIKHYYNKGIKARLGIEY from the coding sequence ATGAAAGGATATATTCAAATTTATACAGGTAACGGAAAAGGAAAGACTACTGCGGCACTTGGTTTAGCATTGAGAGCCACAGGAGCTGGTAAAAAAGTATTTTTTGCTCAATTTCTAAAAAGACAAATCTATTCGGAAATTAAAGCTTTGCAGCAATACATTCCCTTGATAGAGATTCGACAATATGGTTCGAATTACTTCATATACAACAAACCAACGCAGACAGACATAAATTCCGCGAAGAAAGGATTTCAAGAAATAACCGATACTATCTTTTCTGGTAAATACAATGTTATTGTACTTGATGAAGCCAATATTGCTATATTCTATAATTTTTTTTCAGTACAAGAACTGATTGAGATATTAAAGCAAAAACCAGAAGAAACCGAAATCATCATAACGGGTAGGTATGCTGTCCCTGAGCTAGTAGAAATAGCCGATTTAGTAACGGAAATGAAAGAAATAAAACATTATTACAACAAAGGGATTAAAGCCCGATTAGGAATAGAATATTGA
- the mutY gene encoding A/G-specific adenine glycosylase, with the protein MKDFNFFSKKLITWYSSHKRNLPWRGIYDPYKIWISEVILQQTRVTQGLKYYNRFIKRFPDIESLAGVEEQEVLKYWQGLGYYSRARNLHRTAKTIMDKYNGVFPKDYYTILKLKGIGEYTASSITSFAWNMPHPTVDGNVFRFLSRLFAIDCPIDTIKGKNHFTELAIQLMDKSKARIFNHAIMEFGALQCIPSSPDCTVCSFKSVCLAYINHTVVQYPVKQYRTKIKEIYFYYFHIHDSDHLYLNMRKEKGIWQNLFEFPLIESDILMDFQQLSNTDQFRLWFPKKHIYHFELIVKNQKHILSHRILYAYFYKVFMKRIPNSFDTFKKVKLMEIDKYPIHRLMQFYLGKILPFNRFISTFE; encoded by the coding sequence ATGAAAGATTTTAATTTTTTTAGTAAAAAATTAATTACATGGTATAGTAGTCATAAAAGAAATTTGCCGTGGAGAGGCATTTATGACCCATATAAAATATGGATATCAGAAGTCATTCTCCAGCAAACACGTGTTACTCAAGGTTTGAAATATTATAACCGTTTTATTAAACGATTCCCTGATATAGAATCTTTAGCGGGAGTAGAAGAACAAGAAGTACTCAAATATTGGCAGGGATTGGGATATTATTCCAGAGCACGTAATCTTCATAGAACAGCCAAAACTATTATGGATAAATATAATGGAGTATTTCCAAAAGATTATTATACAATTCTGAAACTAAAAGGAATTGGTGAATATACAGCATCTTCTATTACTTCCTTCGCATGGAATATGCCTCATCCCACAGTTGACGGCAATGTTTTTCGTTTTTTATCTCGTTTATTTGCTATTGATTGTCCTATTGACACGATAAAAGGGAAAAATCATTTTACAGAATTAGCAATACAATTGATGGATAAATCGAAAGCTAGAATATTCAACCATGCAATAATGGAATTTGGAGCACTACAATGTATTCCCTCATCTCCTGATTGTACCGTTTGTTCTTTCAAATCAGTATGTTTAGCTTATATTAATCATACTGTTGTTCAGTACCCAGTGAAACAATATAGAACAAAAATTAAAGAAATTTATTTTTACTACTTCCATATTCATGATTCTGATCATTTGTATTTAAATATGAGGAAAGAGAAAGGAATCTGGCAAAATCTGTTTGAATTTCCCTTGATAGAGTCAGATATTTTAATGGATTTTCAACAATTGAGCAATACTGATCAATTCAGATTATGGTTTCCAAAAAAACATATCTATCATTTTGAATTAATTGTGAAAAATCAAAAACATATTTTGTCTCATCGAATACTGTATGCTTATTTCTACAAAGTATTTATGAAAAGAATACCTAATAGTTTTGATACTTTCAAGAAAGTTAAATTGATGGAAATAGATAAGTATCCTATTCACCGATTAATGCAGTTTTATTTGGGAAAAATTTTGCCGTTCAATCGTTTTATCTCTACCTTTGAGTAG
- a CDS encoding single-stranded DNA-binding protein, giving the protein MPVNKVILVGNVGKDPETRYFDDGRGVANFSLATNEKGYTTANGIQIPDRTEWHNVVVWRKGLVGIVEKYVHKGSKIYIEGKIRTRSYDDGQGVKRYITEIYVDNIELLERIDRKLDGENKSPFLESSIEINPTQENIINPSIEQEEDDLPF; this is encoded by the coding sequence ATGCCAGTAAATAAAGTTATTCTAGTTGGCAATGTAGGTAAGGATCCTGAGACAAGATATTTTGATGATGGAAGAGGTGTTGCCAATTTTTCTTTAGCCACCAATGAAAAGGGTTATACTACTGCTAACGGTATACAAATTCCAGATCGTACAGAATGGCATAATGTTGTAGTATGGAGAAAAGGACTAGTGGGAATTGTTGAGAAGTACGTTCATAAAGGTTCAAAAATTTATATTGAGGGTAAAATTCGCACTCGTTCGTATGACGATGGACAAGGTGTCAAACGATACATAACAGAGATATATGTAGACAACATTGAACTGTTAGAGCGTATAGATCGTAAATTGGATGGGGAAAATAAATCTCCTTTTCTTGAATCTTCTATAGAGATAAATCCTACCCAAGAAAACATTATAAATCCTTCGATAGAGCAGGAAGAAGACGATTTGCCATTTTAA
- the mnmA gene encoding tRNA 2-thiouridine(34) synthase MnmA, protein MKIAALVSGGVDSSVVVHQLKDMGYDPVIFYIQIGMENNEGYIDCSSEEDIEITTFIARKYGCRIEIVSLQKEYWENIIAYTIDTVHRGLTPNPDIMCNKLIKFGIFEQRWGYEFDKIATGHYATTTEINDEIYLSTAFDKVKDQTYFLGQIDYLQISKLMFPIGHLQKSEVRIIAAKQDLPSAFRKDSQGICFLGKINYSNFIRRYLGEKLGKIVELETGKILGNHKGYWFYTIGQRKGLYLSGGPWFVIKKDVQQNIVFVSNDYKSKIRYSKSLNLERVHFITRNIFDDFIDTKEIAFKIRHTPKFTFGKIRHIGNVYRIESESKIQGIAAGQFGVIYDKRCKLCLGSGVIIE, encoded by the coding sequence ATGAAAATTGCAGCATTAGTATCAGGGGGAGTGGATAGTTCGGTTGTTGTCCATCAATTAAAAGATATGGGTTATGATCCGGTTATTTTTTATATCCAGATAGGTATGGAAAATAATGAAGGATACATTGACTGCTCTTCAGAGGAAGATATAGAAATAACTACTTTTATTGCTCGAAAATATGGATGTCGAATAGAAATTGTTTCCCTTCAAAAGGAATATTGGGAAAATATAATTGCTTATACTATTGATACTGTTCATAGAGGATTGACTCCTAACCCGGATATAATGTGTAATAAACTTATAAAATTTGGAATCTTTGAACAAAGGTGGGGATATGAATTTGATAAAATTGCAACTGGTCATTATGCAACTACTACTGAAATAAACGACGAAATTTACCTTTCTACTGCTTTCGACAAAGTGAAAGACCAAACTTATTTTCTTGGGCAAATAGATTATTTGCAGATATCAAAACTAATGTTTCCTATTGGACATTTGCAGAAAAGTGAGGTACGAATAATTGCTGCTAAACAAGATTTACCAAGTGCTTTTCGAAAAGATAGTCAAGGTATTTGTTTTTTAGGGAAAATCAATTACAGCAATTTTATACGAAGATATCTAGGTGAAAAATTAGGCAAAATCGTAGAATTGGAAACAGGCAAAATATTAGGAAATCATAAAGGTTATTGGTTTTACACTATTGGCCAACGCAAAGGATTGTATTTAAGTGGTGGTCCCTGGTTTGTGATAAAAAAAGATGTTCAACAAAATATTGTTTTTGTTTCCAACGATTATAAATCAAAAATACGATATAGTAAAAGTCTTAATCTAGAAAGAGTTCATTTTATCACTAGAAATATTTTCGATGACTTTATTGATACAAAGGAAATCGCATTTAAAATAAGGCATACACCAAAATTTACCTTTGGCAAAATTAGACATATAGGTAATGTTTATAGAATAGAATCGGAAAGTAAGATACAGGGGATAGCTGCAGGACAGTTTGGTGTTATATACGACAAAAGATGTAAACTATGTCTGGGTAGTGGTGTAATTATTGAGTAA
- a CDS encoding mannose-1-phosphate guanylyltransferase yields the protein MKGNYCVIMSGGIGSRFWPFSLGKKPKQFLDFFGVGRSLLQQTFDRFRQIIPINNIFIITNAKYSGLIKEQLPDLNVDHILLEPIRRNTAPCIAYASYRIRSIDPNANIVVSPVDHLILQEQNFLKNIQTGLDFVSKSPLLLTLGIKPTRPETEYGYIQTNEKEHCIRKVKTFTEKPNYELAKIFFECNDFFWNSGIFIWNVSTILEAFDLYLSDISMYLGKSLDKYNTSEEKVFIDETYSKCPNISIDYGIMEKASNVYMLVAEFGWSDLGTWNSLYDLLEKDSHHNASLKSRTLFIESENNLVTLPKDKLAIIQGLNDYIIAESDNILLICKKSEEQRIKQFASDASIKYGKEYS from the coding sequence ATGAAAGGTAATTATTGTGTTATTATGAGTGGGGGAATAGGTAGTCGTTTTTGGCCTTTTAGTTTGGGGAAAAAGCCGAAACAGTTCCTTGATTTTTTCGGAGTAGGTCGTTCGCTTTTACAACAAACTTTTGATCGCTTCAGGCAAATAATACCTATAAATAATATCTTCATTATTACTAATGCAAAGTATTCGGGTTTGATAAAAGAACAACTTCCTGATTTGAATGTGGATCATATATTATTAGAACCCATTCGTAGAAATACAGCTCCTTGTATTGCGTATGCTTCTTATCGTATTAGGTCTATTGATCCGAATGCTAATATTGTAGTTTCTCCTGTTGATCATTTGATTTTGCAAGAGCAAAATTTTCTAAAAAACATTCAGACAGGGTTGGATTTTGTTAGTAAATCCCCCTTATTACTAACCTTAGGTATAAAACCAACACGCCCAGAGACAGAATACGGTTATATACAAACAAATGAAAAGGAGCATTGTATTCGAAAGGTGAAAACTTTCACAGAAAAGCCTAATTACGAATTGGCGAAAATATTTTTTGAATGCAATGATTTTTTTTGGAATTCAGGAATATTTATCTGGAATGTCAGTACAATCTTAGAGGCTTTCGATCTGTATTTATCAGATATTAGCATGTATCTTGGAAAAAGTTTAGATAAATACAATACTTCAGAAGAAAAGGTATTTATTGATGAAACATATTCAAAATGTCCAAATATTTCTATTGATTATGGTATAATGGAAAAAGCCAGTAACGTATACATGTTGGTGGCAGAATTTGGTTGGTCGGATTTGGGGACATGGAATTCGCTTTATGATTTACTAGAAAAGGATTCCCATCATAATGCTTCTCTTAAATCCCGAACACTTTTTATTGAAAGCGAAAATAATTTAGTAACACTTCCTAAAGATAAGCTTGCTATAATACAGGGTTTAAATGATTATATAATAGCAGAATCTGATAATATATTGCTGATTTGCAAAAAATCAGAGGAACAACGAATTAAACAATTTGCATCGGATGCTAGCATAAAATATGGGAAAGAATATTCTTAA
- a CDS encoding valine--tRNA ligase yields the protein MPRDQIATKYNPLEVESKWYDYWIRKGFFHSVPDSRQPYTIVIPPPNVTGVLHMGHMLNNTIQDILVRRARMLGKNVCWVPGTDHASIATEAKVVAKLSKKGISKTNLTREQFSKYAWNWTRRHGGIILEQLKKLGASCDWERTCFTMDKQRSKSVTKVFVDLYNKGLIYRDIRMINWDPIAKTAISDEEVVYKKQKGKLYYIRYKIVGENNYAIIATTRPETIFGDTAVCIHPNDSKNAHLKGKRVIVPLAKREIPIIEDNYIDIEFGTGCLKVTPAHDINDYILCKKHGLEILDTFNDNGTLNKHGLQYEGKDRFLVRDQIEKDLEILGLMEKVEFYENKVGFSERTNVPIEPKLSMQWFLKMKNLAKPALESVMNDTILFYPSKFKNIYRHWMENVKDWNISRQLWWGHRIPAYFLPGGKFVVAETLEKALVLAKEKTGNPKLQLSDLHQDEDSLDTWFSSWLWPISVFDGVNKPHNKEIEYYYPTSDLVTGPDIIFFWVARMIMSGYEFRQKPCFHNVYFTGIVRDRSGRKMSKSLGNSPEPLDLIDRYGADGVRMGLMLSASAGNDIFFDEILCKQGRNFNNKIWNAFRLLKRWQTADIEQPESSALTIQWFESQLNITAKNVNNSFAKYRISEALVDIYKLFKDEFSAWYLEVIKPEYEQPIDKKTYQITLGFFDSLLKLLHPFIPFITEELWQSLEERKDGESIMISAMPITKSGLGNLVRMEEAKEIVSNIRTIRLQKKISNKEKLVLQIVGNYKTDYNSVIIKMSNLSTIEQVKEKTVGSIPFLVKTIECAVPMKYNIHKRDELNKLEKDLQYYRDFLSLILRKLNDENFVSKAPIQIIEAEYKKQADAESKIKSLEESIALLK from the coding sequence ATGCCACGTGATCAAATAGCTACAAAATATAACCCCTTGGAAGTAGAAAGTAAGTGGTATGACTATTGGATAAGGAAAGGATTTTTTCACTCTGTTCCAGATAGTCGACAACCTTACACAATAGTTATTCCACCACCTAATGTAACAGGTGTTTTGCATATGGGACACATGTTAAATAATACAATTCAGGATATATTAGTTCGTAGAGCAAGAATGTTAGGGAAAAATGTTTGTTGGGTCCCAGGAACAGATCATGCTTCAATTGCCACTGAAGCTAAAGTAGTTGCCAAACTATCTAAAAAAGGTATCAGCAAAACCAATTTGACACGGGAACAATTTTCAAAGTATGCATGGAATTGGACACGCAGACACGGAGGAATTATTTTAGAACAACTAAAAAAATTGGGTGCAAGCTGCGATTGGGAACGAACATGTTTTACAATGGATAAACAAAGATCAAAGAGTGTTACGAAAGTTTTTGTGGATTTATATAATAAAGGTTTGATTTATAGAGATATACGAATGATTAACTGGGATCCTATAGCAAAGACTGCAATATCAGACGAAGAAGTAGTTTATAAAAAGCAAAAAGGAAAGTTGTATTATATCCGTTATAAAATAGTGGGAGAAAATAATTATGCTATAATTGCTACCACTCGTCCAGAGACTATATTCGGAGATACGGCTGTGTGTATTCATCCCAATGATTCAAAAAACGCACATTTGAAAGGAAAGAGAGTAATTGTTCCACTTGCTAAACGTGAAATTCCTATTATTGAAGACAATTACATAGATATTGAATTTGGTACAGGTTGTTTAAAAGTAACACCGGCACACGACATAAATGACTACATATTATGTAAAAAACACGGGCTTGAAATATTGGATACATTCAACGATAATGGCACACTAAATAAGCATGGACTACAGTATGAAGGAAAAGATCGTTTCCTTGTACGGGATCAAATAGAAAAAGATTTAGAAATACTTGGATTGATGGAAAAAGTTGAATTTTATGAAAATAAGGTTGGTTTTTCGGAACGAACTAACGTCCCTATTGAACCTAAACTATCTATGCAGTGGTTTTTGAAAATGAAAAATTTAGCAAAACCAGCATTGGAATCCGTTATGAATGACACAATTCTGTTCTATCCATCTAAATTCAAAAATATTTATCGTCATTGGATGGAAAATGTAAAAGATTGGAATATTTCTCGTCAATTGTGGTGGGGACATCGAATCCCTGCTTATTTTTTACCTGGAGGGAAATTTGTAGTAGCCGAAACCCTAGAAAAAGCATTGGTATTAGCAAAAGAAAAAACAGGTAATCCAAAATTACAGTTATCTGATTTACATCAAGATGAAGATTCATTGGATACATGGTTTTCTAGTTGGTTGTGGCCCATTTCTGTGTTTGATGGTGTAAATAAACCCCATAATAAGGAAATTGAATACTATTATCCAACCTCTGATTTGGTGACGGGTCCGGATATTATTTTCTTTTGGGTAGCCCGTATGATTATGTCTGGTTATGAATTTCGACAAAAGCCATGTTTTCACAATGTATACTTCACTGGAATTGTCCGTGATAGATCAGGGCGCAAGATGAGCAAATCATTGGGTAACTCTCCGGAACCTTTAGACCTGATTGATCGATATGGGGCCGATGGTGTCCGTATGGGATTAATGTTGTCCGCTTCAGCCGGCAATGATATTTTTTTTGACGAAATTCTTTGCAAACAAGGCAGAAATTTTAATAACAAAATATGGAATGCTTTCCGATTACTCAAGAGATGGCAAACAGCAGATATTGAACAACCAGAATCTTCTGCTTTAACTATTCAATGGTTTGAATCACAGTTGAATATAACTGCTAAAAATGTTAATAATTCATTCGCTAAATACCGAATTTCGGAAGCTTTGGTAGATATTTATAAATTATTCAAGGATGAATTTTCAGCTTGGTATTTAGAAGTGATAAAACCAGAGTATGAACAGCCAATAGACAAAAAGACATATCAAATAACATTAGGATTTTTTGATTCGTTACTTAAACTTCTTCACCCTTTTATACCATTTATTACTGAAGAATTATGGCAATCCTTGGAAGAACGAAAGGATGGCGAAAGTATTATGATATCAGCAATGCCAATTACTAAATCTGGGTTAGGAAATCTAGTAAGGATGGAAGAAGCAAAGGAAATTGTTTCAAATATTCGCACAATACGATTGCAAAAAAAAATTTCTAATAAAGAAAAACTTGTATTACAGATTGTGGGAAATTATAAAACTGATTATAATTCAGTAATTATTAAAATGTCAAATCTTTCTACTATTGAACAAGTAAAAGAAAAGACTGTTGGATCTATCCCTTTTCTAGTAAAGACGATTGAATGCGCTGTTCCAATGAAATACAACATTCATAAAAGAGATGAATTGAATAAATTGGAAAAAGATTTGCAATATTATCGTGATTTTTTATCCTTGATATTGAGAAAATTAAATGATGAAAATTTCGTTTCCAAAGCTCCAATACAAATTATTGAAGCAGAATATAAAAAGCAAGCCGATGCAGAAAGTAAAATCAAATCGTTAGAAGAAAGCATTGCATTATTGAAGTGA
- a CDS encoding HU family DNA-binding protein: MTKKEIVVTIAENTGIDRESVLAVIEEFMREVTFSLSSGENIYLRFFGTFKAKKRAAKPARNIKKNTTIFLPERYVPHFKPSDYFKNKVIDGMKKIEGGRGG; encoded by the coding sequence ATGACAAAAAAAGAGATCGTTGTTACAATTGCAGAGAATACTGGTATAGATAGAGAGAGCGTTTTAGCTGTAATAGAAGAATTCATGAGGGAAGTGACTTTTTCTTTAAGTTCAGGGGAAAACATATATCTACGTTTTTTCGGTACTTTTAAAGCAAAAAAAAGAGCCGCTAAGCCTGCGCGCAATATAAAAAAGAATACGACGATTTTTCTTCCCGAGCGTTACGTCCCACATTTTAAACCTTCCGACTATTTTAAAAATAAGGTAATAGACGGGATGAAGAAGATTGAAGGGGGAAGAGGCGGTTAA
- the ilvC gene encoding ketol-acid reductoisomerase encodes MAIMKFGGVDEKVITREEFPLKKAQEVLKNETIAVIGYGIQGPGQSLNLRDNGFRVIVGQRKGGKTWDKAVADGWMTGETLFEIEEAVKRATIIQYLLSDAAQIEVWPRIKSYLTAGKALYFSHGFGITYREKTGIVPPTDIDVILVAPKGSGTSLRRMFLEGRGLNSSYAIFQDATRKALERVIALGIGVGSGYLFETDFKHEVYSDLTGERGTLMGAIQGLLLAQYEVLRENGHTPSEAFNETVEELTQSLMPLFAENGMDWMYANCSTTAQRGALDWMGPFHDATKPVFEKLYKEVASGNEAQRSIDANSKLDYRESLTNELKALHESEMWQVGAVVRKLRPENN; translated from the coding sequence ATGGCAATAATGAAATTTGGCGGAGTCGACGAAAAGGTCATTACCCGCGAGGAATTCCCTTTAAAGAAAGCACAAGAAGTTTTAAAAAACGAAACTATTGCTGTAATTGGTTATGGAATACAGGGTCCAGGTCAATCGTTAAACTTGCGAGACAATGGTTTTAGAGTGATTGTTGGACAAAGAAAAGGTGGGAAAACATGGGATAAAGCTGTTGCTGATGGTTGGATGACTGGAGAAACTCTCTTTGAAATCGAAGAAGCTGTTAAGCGTGCTACAATCATTCAGTACCTTCTCTCTGATGCTGCTCAAATTGAAGTTTGGCCTCGTATTAAGTCCTATCTTACTGCCGGGAAAGCACTATATTTTTCACATGGTTTTGGAATTACCTACAGAGAAAAAACAGGTATTGTTCCTCCTACGGATATTGATGTAATATTAGTGGCTCCTAAAGGCTCAGGTACATCTCTTCGTCGAATGTTTCTTGAAGGACGAGGACTAAATTCTAGTTATGCTATTTTTCAAGATGCTACTAGAAAAGCGCTGGAGAGAGTTATTGCGTTAGGAATTGGAGTAGGTTCAGGATATTTGTTTGAGACCGATTTTAAACATGAAGTATACTCAGATCTTACAGGCGAACGAGGCACTTTGATGGGAGCAATCCAGGGTCTTCTTTTGGCTCAATACGAAGTTTTGCGTGAAAATGGACATACTCCAAGCGAAGCTTTCAATGAAACAGTAGAAGAATTGACACAATCTTTGATGCCTCTGTTTGCCGAAAATGGTATGGATTGGATGTATGCTAACTGTTCCACAACCGCTCAACGGGGGGCATTAGATTGGATGGGGCCTTTCCATGATGCTACAAAACCTGTATTTGAAAAATTATATAAAGAAGTTGCATCCGGAAACGAAGCTCAACGTTCTATTGATGCTAATTCCAAATTAGATTATCGAGAAAGCTTGACCAATGAATTAAAAGCTTTACACGAAAGTGAAATGTGGCAAGTTGGTGCTGTTGTTAGAAAATTGCGTCCAGAGAATAATTAG